The Raphanus sativus cultivar WK10039 chromosome 2, ASM80110v3, whole genome shotgun sequence DNA segment tgttGAAGTGGTTATTATTATGTGTTTTGAATATTTGATGGCTTTTTGTTGAAGTtccaacaaatatttaaattcatgGTCTATAGAGTAAGGCCAACTCCAAGGAGAcattaaaacaataatttagtgttgttttatttttaataaaacgacaaaaattacataatccaccaaatttggtgttctttaaatattaaaatagtttattttaatttgattatgaATAGATGAGTATTATcgataattttaatttatcgTTAAAGTAAGTGTAtcatactattttatattttccctttttatcTCAAAttactaatattattttatttttaaaaaatttcagttttaacAAATCAACATAAAATAGAAATGTCATAAAATATAACTAGCCAATAGCAAATAATTCTTTTGTTAAGTTAATagtacataatatttttttagtgtAAAATTTGTTGTGATGattagacaaaaaaataaagttcaaCACCAAAACACTAGATTGTAGATTATGTGTAATTGCAACactaaatttggttttattgttGGGGTGAAATCGGCAGTCCTTCTAGATGCCTTCGGCGGGCTACCCGGCTTATTCCGGTATACGATCTTTAGACACTAGTCGGATATTCTTTCGAGGATGTTCGGATACAAGAGTCATCACaaagaaaatttggttttattgttAGAATTGCCATGAGTTGGTTGAAACAGTTTCACAGAAaaggttttgtttttaatgtttGTGGTAAGTAGTAGCGTAGTACTTCCTTGATCTTGTTAGGCTTCTTTGCTATTAAGGcaaaaatgttttctaaaaaacagaaaaaaaattaatatatttgcttTCCGCTAAGAACATTCAATATTAATGGCCTTCTTGCCACATTTATATTACCAAATATATTCAATTACAATAAATTCATTAATATCGTGAAGCAaagagtaataaataaaaataaatagtaaatatcAAACCAAAAACTTGCCTTGGTGGGCAAGGCAATTTCTCTGTATTATGGAGGTGGAGAAGATGGAACATCATCAATCAATCTCAGCTTTTTGCTTAAAGAACATTCATGTCTCTGTTTCTCAGCCGGCTCCGACTTGGAGTGAGAAGATCCTCCTCTGTTTCTCTTCTTATCTCTAACGCATTCTCAACTTCCTTGCGGCAAACCCCTCCTTATTCCATCCTCGGCGCTACACCTTGTGGACAGGATTTCGGGAGACTCATTGTTCACTATGCTAATCTACGCTCATGGATTCATCTGGACAAGAGGGTACCTATGAACTTGGTGGATCCTCACATTCATGATGATAAAAAAACGCAAACGATCGGGGCATCATATGGGTGGATAGCTACTCTAAAGGACGACGGCATCCTTCGTCTCCAAGACGATTTTAACCCTGTTGCATCTGATATATATCCCATTCGTATCCAGCTGCCTCCTCTTGTAACTCTACCACACTGCCAAACCAAAATCATCACCAATGTGTCAATGTCATCATCTTCTCCAGAGGATGATGAGGACTGTGTCGTGGCTGTCAAGTTCTTGGGACCTCAGCTCAGCTTTTGCAAACCAGCCGGTAAGAGTAGTAAACCAGAGTGGACCAACATCAAGATCGAAAACCCCTGCTTCTGCTCCTCCCGTGTCATGTTCTCCAAGAAACACAACATGTTTCGTATGCCCGGATCTGGAGGCAACCTCATCGGGTCATGGGACCTCTGCAATCCCAGCGATGACCCTATGCTTCAGCGCGTGCGTTTTACAAACATTCCCAAGCTGACCAACGCTGAACAGAACCTTCTGGATTCGTGCCGCAAGAGCGAGCACTTGGTGGAGTCACGACCCACTGGTGAGACATTCTTGGTTAAGCAGTACAAGAAGACAGCCAAGAACAAGGAAGGTGTTGCcataatgaaaacaaaatgttTAATGGTGTTCAAGCTAGACGATGAAGGAAACGCGGTCTACACTCAAGACATCGGAGATCTGACCATGTTCCTCTCAATGTCCGAACCTTTCTGTGTTCCTTCTATCTCCTTTCCTGGTTTGGCTCGTAACTACATTCGCATCTTCGATGTTGATGAAATCGGATGTGTTAATGTAGCTAACATCCCCTTCTTCATCACTAGTACAGATGTTTCATATTCTACCCCTTATTGGTTTCCACCACAAGATTATTGACAACTAGCTTTGTAATGTTCTCTGTAAGATTGTTATGTGCGTCTCTTTGGAGAAAATTTCTGCTATACAGAGATGAATTATGTTTGAACTATATCCAATTGTTACCTGCACCTTTGAATATAGTTTGATAATCTTGTGATAAACAGCTGCATGAGATGACTCGTCTCAGAGG contains these protein-coding regions:
- the LOC108840954 gene encoding uncharacterized protein LOC108840954; this encodes MSLFLSRLRLGVRRSSSVSLLISNAFSTSLRQTPPYSILGATPCGQDFGRLIVHYANLRSWIHLDKRVPMNLVDPHIHDDKKTQTIGASYGWIATLKDDGILRLQDDFNPVASDIYPIRIQLPPLVTLPHCQTKIITNVSMSSSSPEDDEDCVVAVKFLGPQLSFCKPAGKSSKPEWTNIKIENPCFCSSRVMFSKKHNMFRMPGSGGNLIGSWDLCNPSDDPMLQRVRFTNIPKLTNAEQNLLDSCRKSEHLVESRPTGETFLVKQYKKTAKNKEGVAIMKTKCLMVFKLDDEGNAVYTQDIGDLTMFLSMSEPFCVPSISFPGLARNYIRIFDVDEIGCVNVANIPFFITSTDVSYSTPYWFPPQDY